In the Wyeomyia smithii strain HCP4-BCI-WySm-NY-G18 chromosome 2, ASM2978416v1, whole genome shotgun sequence genome, one interval contains:
- the LOC129725219 gene encoding PEST proteolytic signal-containing nuclear protein-like, with protein sequence MSRWDQKTEGLPRSRRDGMDSVDRDRNRSRSRSRSNSPVARRLLELDAERRLKEKQLRMASKTQRNEFSSSGDSSDGSSSEEAQPAPATVSKLGFGFKKPSIETTKSVPGFKMQKSKPTAIQMSLKAAPPKEPAKLLKPIANAFAADDSDEEPEEMPAECRMRMRNIGRDTPTSSGPNSFGKTKHGFCDSKKMFEKKLNTMTE encoded by the exons ATGAGTCGCTGGGATCAGAAAACGGAAG GACTTCCCCGTTCACGTCGGGATGGAATGGATAGCGTGGATCGTGATCGCAACAGGAGTAGATCTCGAAGTCGTTCAAATTCACCAGTCGCACGAAGACTGCTAGAACTAGATGCAGAGCGACGATTGAAAGAAAAGCAATTACGAATGGCATCAAAAACACAGCGGAATGAATTTAGCTCCAGTGGAGATTCCAGCGATG GGTCCTCTTCGGAAGAAGCTCAACCAGCACCAGCTACAGTTTCAAAACTGGGGTTTGGTTTCAAGAAACCTTCCATTGAAACCACAAAATCTGTGCCCGGGttcaaaatgcaaaaatcaAAACCGACAGCAATTCAAATGTCACTTAAAGCGGCTCCCCCAAAAGAACCTGCTAAGTTATTAAAACCGATAGCGAATGCATTTGCTGCAGATGATAGTGATGAAGAGCCAGAGGAAATGCCTGCCGAATGCAGGATGCGAATGAGAAACATTGGACGTGATACACCTACTTCTTCCGGTCCTAACTCGTTCGGGAAAACCAAGCACGGTTTTTgcgattctaaaaa